The following coding sequences lie in one Hippoglossus hippoglossus isolate fHipHip1 chromosome 14, fHipHip1.pri, whole genome shotgun sequence genomic window:
- the gucy2d gene encoding retinal guanylyl cyclase 1 produces the protein MASHRDIRFLHNLSYHPRWQHDSVKVRRRRKHRRTVVANSCSRRRVFHPLSASSSLTSRSLTSKPQLPSSPLRRSRSWWGNWLLLPLLIVSFMPCQAWATTFKVALIGPWTCDLLYSKALPDLAARLATSRINKDPHLNKGYWYDYTLINEDCKSSRALARFAELEGYGAAFLGPANPAYCSSAALYTKEWDVGLLSWGCLKPTMKGSMYPTFLRPLPLSSRVLFTVLRYFRWAHVSIISEETDIWEATGHELASSLRELGLPVNPVVTMETDKDGPRIALTKVREADRVRVIIMCMPSVLVGGQAQYQLLTTALSMRMIDRGYVFIPYDALLYALPYKDAHYYTLGNDTNLRKAFDGVLTITMDSGERNFYEAFKDAQNSYEIRSSTPPEEVSPFFGTIYNMMFYIAMAAEQARAKGGRWVTGQILGDSEGGFEFEGFNQPLRASRGGDGMQARYVVLDYSGIGTSLYSTHSLEAAYTDGWTGGLKYLGRSIHFAGSTPYKDSSCWFSPYFACTGGLDSVSLFFLLLLFIVLAGFGVKGFLQFRKTGRIGFTFGGDGNGGPTKVVLTLDDLVFINTQISKRKLNDESILRSQLDMKTPHHSVSGRSYLASTPDSSNIAVFEGDWVWLKKSPSGSVYGVNSSTEIVFVKLRNMRQENLNLLLGLFFDCAIFGIVTEHCSRGSLDGLLNNEEVRLDWMFKSSLLMDLIRGMKYLHNHDIIHGRLKSRNCVVDGRFVLKVTDYGYSDILIAQGIDTEHEKPEDLLWTAPELLRSYSLRRKGTFAGDVYSFSIIVQEVISRSAPFCSLDMPPKEIISKVKEPPPLCRPVVSVDEAPLDVIQVMKQSWTEEPDKRPSFEEIFKQFKSITKGKKTNIIDSMLRMLEQYSSNLEDLIRERTEELEVERQKTDNLVAQMLPRSVAQALKTGKPVKPEHFSEVTLYFSDIVGFTTISALSDPIEVVDLLNDLYTCFDAIIGLHDVYKVETIGDAYMVASGVPNRNGKRHAAEMANMSLDILHCIGTFKMRHMPELRVRIRIGLHSGPVVAGVVGLTMPRYCLFGDTVNTASRMESTGLPYRIHINQSTVDVLNSLKLGYKIQVRGMTELKGKGIENTYWLVGREDFDKPLPIPPDTQGGSNHGIGLDEIPVDRRQKFLDRQKKMG, from the exons ATGGCAAGTCACAGAGACATTCGCTTCCTGCACAACCTGTCCTACCACCCGCGATGGCAGCACGACTCAGTAAAagtcaggaggagaagaaaacataGACGGACAGTGGttgcaaacagctgcagcaggcgTAGAGTGTTTCACCCATTATCAGCATCATCGTCGTTGACATCAAGGTCATTGACATCTAAACCACAGTTGCCATCGTCCCCTTTGCGACGCTCCAGGAGCTGGTGGGGAAACTGGCTTCTCCTGCCCTTACTCATTGTCTCATTTATGCCCTGTCAAGCCTGGGCGACCACTTTCAAGGTGGCCTTGATTGGACCCTGGACGTGTGATCTATTATACTCTAAAGCGCTACCGGACTTGGCCGCCCGTCTCGCTACGAGCCGCATAAACAAGGACCCCCACCTAAATAAAGGCTATTGGTATGACTACACGCTTATCAATGAGGATTGCAAGTCATCCCGCGCTCTTGCTCGCTTTGCTGAGCTGGAAGGTTATGGTGCTGCTTTCCTGGGCCCCGCCAACCCAGCATACTGCTCCTCCGCAGCTTTGTACACAAAAGAGTGGGACGTCGGGCTCCTTTCCTGGGGATGCCTCAAACCTACCATGAAAGGAAGCATGTACCCCACCTTCCTCCGGCCGCTGCCCCTGTCCTCCCGTGTACTTTTCACTGTGTTGAGGTACTTCCGGTGGGCCCATGTGTCCATAATTTCAGAAGAGACGGACATTTGGGAAGCCACAGGACATGAGCTTGCCTCTTCACTGAGGGAGCTCGGCCTGCCCGTCAACCCTGTTGTAACCATGGAGACCGACAAGGATGGGCCTCGCATAGCCCTGACAAAAGTACGGGAAGCAGACCGGGTTAGAG tgatCATCATGTGCATGCCTTCTGTTCTCGTCGGTGGCCAAGCTCAGTACCAACTCCTGACGACAGCGCTGTCCATGCGTATGATCGACCGGGGCTATGTCTTCATCCCCTACGACGCCCTCCTGTATGCGCTACCTTACAAAGATGCACACTACTACACTCTCGGCAATGACACCAATCTGCGGAAAGCATTCGATGGGGTCCTCACCATCACCATGGACTCTGGAGAACGCAATTTCTACGAGGCCTTCAAAGATGCTCAGAACAGCTATGAAATCCGCAGCAGCACACCACCAGAGGAG GTTTCTCCCTTCTTTGGCACCATCTACAACATGATGTTTTACATAGCAATGGCTGCCGAGCAGGCGCGGGCCAAGGGGGGGCGCTGGGTAACTGGTCAGATCCTGGGTGACAGCGAGGGCGGCTTTGAATTTGAAGGCTTCAATCAGCCGTTGAGGGCTAGCAGGGGTGGAGATGGCATGCAGGCTCGCTACGTAGTGCTGGACTACAGTGGCATAGGCACCTCTCTCTACTCTACCCATTCTTTGGAAGCTGCTTACACAGACGGTTGGACCGGGGGCCTGAAGTATCTTGGTCGTTCCATCCATTTTGCGGGCAGTACACCCTACAAAGACTCAAGCTGCTGGTTTAGCCCCTATTTTGCCTGCACTGGAG GCCTGGATTCAgtatctttgtttttcctcttgctCTTGTTCATTGTATTGGCTGGTTTTGGAGTCAAGGGCTTCTTGCAATTCAG GAAAACCGGCAGGATTGGGTTCACCTTTGGCGGTGATGGTAACGGCGGCCCGACCAAGGTAGTTCTGACCCTGGACGACCTTGTCTTCATCAACACTCAAATCAGCAAAAGG AAGCTCAACGACGAAAGCATCCTGAGGAGCCAGCTGGACATGAAGACGCCGCACCACTCTGTGTCGGGCCGCAGCTACCTGGCCTCAACGCCTGACAGCTCGAACATTGCCGTGTTTGAG GGTGACTGGGTTTGGCTAAAGAAATCTCCCAGTGGATCAGTGTACGGTGTCAACAGCAGCACCGAGATTGTCTTTGTCAAG CTCAGAAACATGAGGCAAGAGAACCTCAATCTGCTCCTGGGGCTGTTCTTCGACTGTGCCATCTTCGGCATTGTGACCGAGCACTGCTCCAGAGGAAGTCTGGATGGGCTGCTCAACAACGAGGAAGTGCGTCTTGATTGGATGTTCAAGTCCTCCCTGTTGATGGATCTGATCCGG GGAATGAAGTATCTGCACAATCACGACATCATCCACGGACGACTCAAATCCCGTAACTGTGTGGTAGACGGGCGCTTTGTGTTGAAGGTGACAGATTACGGGTACAGTGATATCTTGATTGCCCAAGGCATCGACACTGAACATGAAAAGCCAGAGG atctgcTTTGGACGGCTCCTGAGCTGCTGCGAAGTTATAGTTTGAGGAGGAAGGGGACTTTCGCAGGAGATGTCTACAGCTTTTCCATCATTGTGCAGGAGGTCATCTCTCGCTCCGCACCTTTCTGCAGTCTGGACATGCCTCCTAAGG AGATCATCAGCAAGGTCAAAGAGCCTCCTCCTTTGTGTCGGCCTGTGGTGTCAGTGGACGAGGCCCCTTTGGATGTGATACAGGTTATGAAGCAGAGCTGGACTGAAGAGCCAGACAAGAGGCCAAGCTTCGAGGAGATCTTCAAACAG TTCAAGAGCATCACTAAGGGAAAGAAGACCAACATCATTGACTCGATGCTGCGGATGTTGGAGCAGTACTCCTCCAACCTGGAGGATCTGAtcagagagaggacggaggagctggaggtggagagacAGAAGACCGACAACCTGGTGGCTCAGATGCTGCCCAG GTCTGTGGCCCAGGCGCTGAAGACAGGCAAGCCCGTCAAACCTGAGCACTTCAGCGAGGTGACGCTGTACTTCAGCGACATCGTGGGCTTCACCACCATCTCAGCCCTCAGCGACCCCATCGAGGTGGTCGACTTACTCAATGACCTCTACACATGCTTTGATGCCATCATCGGGCTGCATGATGTCTACAAG GTGGAAACTATCGGAGATGCCTACATGGTGGCCTCAGGAGTCCCCAACAGGAACGGCAAACGTCACGCAGCGGAGATGGCCAACATGTCTCTGGACATCCTCCACTGCATTGGGACCTTCAAGATGAGGCACATGCCTGAGCTCAGGGTCAGGATCCGTATCGGCCTGCACTCTG gcccGGTCGTAGCAGGAGTGGTGGGTCTCACGATGCCTCGGTACTGTCTGTTTGGAGACACCGTCAACACAGCATCTCGAATGGAGTCCACAGGGTTGC